In one window of Armatimonadota bacterium DNA:
- a CDS encoding zf-HC2 domain-containing protein, translating to MRCSRVQSRLQAFADGALTEREARGIERHVSGCDACRLEFESLRALDHGLSAEPLAEPPAELRAAILSRAIAKAGRAGLLPVPRWLDGITYAGFALALLAAGAVGHAAAGVSVTLLQFTVNLGSAAVIVLCGGIAILASLLYGTQY from the coding sequence ATGAGATGTAGCCGCGTTCAGAGCCGTCTGCAGGCGTTCGCGGACGGCGCGCTGACCGAACGGGAGGCGCGGGGGATCGAGCGGCACGTGAGCGGTTGTGACGCATGCCGGCTCGAGTTCGAGTCCTTGCGCGCTCTCGACCATGGCTTGTCGGCGGAGCCGCTGGCCGAGCCGCCGGCCGAACTGCGTGCGGCGATCCTCAGTCGGGCGATAGCGAAAGCCGGCCGCGCGGGCTTGCTGCCGGTGCCCCGATGGCTCGACGGCATCACATACGCCGGGTTCGCCCTCGCCCTGCTCGCCGCGGGCGCTGTCGGCCACGCCGCTGCTGGGGTATCGGTCACATTGCTGCAGTTCACCGTCAATCTCGGAAGCGCCGCCGTCATCGTGCTCTGCGGCGGAATCGCGATACTGGCCTCGCTCCTCTACGGAACCCAATACTGA
- a CDS encoding SLBB domain-containing protein yields MSCVRFHLRVALGLLIALTPTLALAYTLGPGDSVTIEVRTEQTQLSLDSVVSVDGRIYVPPTGAFAAEGKTPVELEAEIARELERYYVGQVQVVVLVTERKEIVVSVLGQVAEPGEQRLPDERPLLSQAVTQAGGLLPQASSRRVSLVRGGQEIGPIDLYAILSLGRSDQDVVLHPQDVVYVATRERWVTVIGPAQAPAVYELLHGDRLSHVLVMAGGLTAAADPERAVIERPTPDGEPQTIEVNPRAALADPGGDADPPLIFGDTVRLVSRLTDVYLAGEVAQPGAKPFEENRTVIDYIGLAGGATNRAVLDRVVIVRRGNAEPRTIPVDLAKFMTGRAKGAPPLVAQGDVIFVPGRRIATVQDWGSLGQVLTGIVAAIRIF; encoded by the coding sequence GTGAGTTGCGTCAGATTCCATCTACGAGTTGCGCTCGGACTGCTCATCGCATTGACGCCGACCCTGGCCCTCGCGTACACCCTCGGTCCCGGCGACAGCGTTACCATCGAAGTGCGCACCGAGCAGACGCAGTTGTCGCTCGACAGCGTCGTGTCTGTGGACGGGCGCATCTACGTTCCCCCCACGGGCGCCTTCGCCGCGGAGGGAAAGACCCCCGTCGAGCTGGAGGCCGAGATCGCGCGCGAGTTGGAGCGATACTATGTCGGCCAGGTGCAAGTGGTCGTGCTCGTGACCGAGCGCAAGGAGATCGTGGTCTCCGTACTGGGGCAGGTGGCGGAGCCGGGGGAGCAGCGTTTGCCGGATGAGCGCCCCTTGCTGTCCCAGGCGGTGACGCAGGCTGGCGGCCTGCTGCCGCAGGCATCGTCGCGGCGGGTCTCCCTTGTGCGTGGCGGGCAAGAAATCGGCCCGATTGACCTGTACGCGATACTCAGTCTCGGCCGCAGCGACCAGGACGTCGTCCTGCACCCGCAGGACGTGGTATATGTCGCGACGCGCGAGCGGTGGGTCACCGTGATCGGGCCCGCCCAAGCGCCTGCCGTGTACGAACTGCTCCATGGGGACCGACTCAGCCATGTCCTCGTTATGGCCGGCGGCCTGACGGCGGCGGCTGATCCCGAGCGCGCGGTTATCGAGCGCCCGACGCCTGACGGTGAGCCCCAGACCATCGAGGTGAACCCTCGGGCGGCTCTGGCGGATCCGGGCGGGGATGCGGACCCGCCGCTCATCTTCGGGGATACCGTGCGCCTGGTGAGTCGGCTCACGGATGTCTACCTGGCCGGAGAAGTAGCACAGCCCGGCGCGAAGCCGTTCGAGGAGAACCGGACGGTCATAGATTACATCGGCCTCGCTGGGGGCGCGACCAATCGCGCGGTGCTCGATCGAGTGGTCATCGTCCGCCGCGGCAACGCCGAGCCGCGCACGATACCTGTGGACCTCGCCAAGTTCATGACGGGACGAGCCAAAGGCGCCCCGCCGCTCGTCGCACAAGGCGATGTCATCTTCGTTCCCGGACGGCGCATCGCCACCGTGCAGGACTGGGGTTCCCTGGGCCAGGTCCTGACCGGCATTGTGGCCGCCATCAGGATATTCTGA
- a CDS encoding cupin domain-containing protein yields the protein MQRVNEFECEFRFGDSGPKYFIRGPKHEWGVIVFHPGQTLGAHRHREVEETFYFESGAPIMVVDGAQHRVTPGDVFRLDPGEAHDIINDSDQDTRIIFIKCPYLPEDKEAVD from the coding sequence ATGCAGCGCGTCAACGAGTTCGAGTGTGAGTTCCGCTTCGGCGACAGCGGCCCGAAGTACTTCATCCGCGGGCCGAAACACGAGTGGGGCGTCATCGTCTTCCATCCCGGGCAGACGCTCGGCGCCCATCGCCACCGCGAGGTCGAAGAGACGTTTTACTTCGAATCGGGCGCGCCGATCATGGTCGTGGACGGGGCCCAGCACCGCGTCACACCCGGCGATGTCTTCCGCCTCGACCCGGGCGAGGCCCACGACATCATCAACGATAGCGACCAGGACACCCGCATCATCTTCATCAAGTGCCCCTACCTGCCGGAGGATAAAGAAGCGGTGGACTGA
- a CDS encoding carboxypeptidase regulatory-like domain-containing protein, with the protein MTEDEMPGSARDGDPGVLGYIAKWALISLVFGVVLGALKGAGLLASSWSLRLEALAWVQWLKGQLGPISGGLWLVAFLYGVCIARLAGYAWREALWRVTAVAFALLAFAGVALLSASCAREHGFIPPPEVGRLWRWMPAVAATAIAYGLHARSWKGAALALLVSAGVLCAVFGAWIIGCEGRIAYSVAAVGAVALACAAYCWSGRDGIIAGVTGGIVVGAAWVAGLLAAQMYSGQSEYSTYAIPLFHGVGLVCLAGVIAGVARRSAASAALATAGTAVAWAMINSLGQISTWLRSASDGLRSYAASTSLPAPPLPGYLALTLQGPARGHAAWHDAFGGAALGIAGGLAWWATARERSVRNLAVTVGAAAVCGALIAALLRSAADVSAFYVFSRGGTPEIGEAIVFGGLAAGCVLITSVAFGLLIRIAHSGEAAPARQVRRAAVAVIGLIAACLATSYSYVSWANGPNHDRLLEILRDHREERRAYETGGEHRIQSGPAPLVTLDFSHAGDYRVPHRLDYPRGDVLLSTLSWYRRAGCGAADRPRLLHYIYREQTKQWRLAPALKTAQAAWRDYGVNASWARAGMIRMLMALRRWDEAARELEGIIEQGYVAEVRRRDKFGRLMTQTVTLYEMGYGGPEQMLATCYEMMGQWEQCLAMAGKALEKVKHPPAGMYTYTGNAAAALESQIGRARRARRDGVGKWSGVVVGSLRVGSARVRAEAILLSHENTGWTRWLEPWAPAASLAGFAGTSKGVFRFDGLPPGTYHLVVRFVYRPYMEGCVVLDGPKEIRVDENTVHLDPIEFVPALRHKSPAAGATIRATNPVLSWYPHPRAAYYTVHISGGCEKWVWESGSITNSSVRVDAEGFDRGAGGTERWRGGLIPGAWYGWLVVAHDERGRAISNSQDYRLSGIPWFKVAK; encoded by the coding sequence ATGACCGAAGACGAGATGCCCGGCAGTGCGCGGGACGGCGACCCCGGCGTTCTCGGATATATCGCGAAGTGGGCCCTGATAAGCCTGGTGTTCGGCGTAGTGCTCGGCGCGCTCAAGGGCGCCGGGCTTCTCGCGAGTTCGTGGTCACTGCGCCTCGAAGCGCTGGCCTGGGTGCAGTGGCTCAAGGGGCAGCTCGGCCCCATCTCCGGCGGGCTGTGGCTCGTCGCCTTCCTCTACGGCGTGTGCATCGCGCGCCTGGCAGGCTACGCATGGCGAGAAGCACTGTGGCGCGTGACGGCCGTCGCCTTCGCACTTCTCGCCTTTGCGGGGGTCGCGCTGCTGAGCGCGTCGTGCGCGCGCGAGCACGGCTTCATACCGCCGCCGGAGGTCGGACGCTTGTGGAGGTGGATGCCGGCGGTCGCAGCAACGGCGATCGCGTACGGGCTGCATGCTCGCTCGTGGAAGGGAGCAGCGCTGGCCCTGCTGGTGAGTGCCGGCGTACTGTGTGCCGTGTTCGGCGCGTGGATTATCGGGTGCGAGGGCCGCATCGCGTATTCCGTAGCCGCGGTAGGAGCGGTCGCTCTCGCCTGCGCGGCATACTGCTGGTCTGGACGCGATGGGATCATAGCGGGTGTGACCGGCGGCATCGTCGTCGGCGCGGCATGGGTAGCGGGGCTGCTGGCGGCCCAAATGTACTCCGGTCAATCCGAGTACAGCACGTACGCTATCCCGTTGTTTCACGGCGTCGGCCTCGTCTGCTTGGCGGGCGTGATCGCCGGCGTGGCGAGGCGGTCGGCGGCATCGGCGGCGCTGGCGACCGCGGGCACGGCGGTCGCCTGGGCGATGATCAACAGCCTCGGTCAGATATCCACCTGGCTTCGCAGCGCATCAGACGGCTTGCGGAGCTACGCCGCTTCAACATCACTCCCAGCGCCGCCGCTTCCGGGATACCTTGCACTGACGTTGCAGGGGCCGGCGAGAGGACACGCAGCATGGCATGATGCGTTCGGGGGAGCGGCGCTGGGCATTGCGGGAGGCCTTGCGTGGTGGGCGACTGCGCGAGAGCGTTCGGTTCGCAATCTGGCGGTTACCGTCGGCGCCGCAGCGGTTTGCGGTGCCCTGATCGCAGCTCTGCTCCGTTCGGCTGCGGACGTAAGTGCGTTCTACGTCTTCAGTCGCGGCGGCACGCCGGAGATTGGGGAAGCGATCGTGTTCGGCGGGCTTGCGGCGGGATGCGTGCTCATCACGAGTGTTGCGTTCGGGTTGCTCATCCGGATCGCCCACAGTGGTGAAGCGGCGCCAGCCCGCCAGGTGCGGCGGGCTGCAGTCGCGGTGATCGGGCTCATTGCAGCGTGTCTCGCGACCAGCTACAGTTACGTCAGTTGGGCCAACGGCCCGAATCACGACCGTTTGTTGGAGATTCTACGCGATCACCGTGAAGAGCGTCGGGCTTACGAGACGGGCGGCGAGCACCGTATCCAGTCGGGGCCTGCGCCGCTTGTTACTCTCGATTTCTCGCACGCCGGCGATTACCGGGTGCCGCATCGGCTGGACTATCCTCGGGGCGACGTGCTGCTCTCCACGTTGAGCTGGTACCGGCGCGCGGGCTGCGGCGCCGCCGATAGGCCGCGTCTTCTCCACTATATCTACCGCGAGCAGACCAAGCAGTGGCGTCTCGCGCCGGCGCTGAAGACGGCGCAGGCTGCCTGGCGGGACTACGGGGTGAATGCGTCCTGGGCGCGAGCAGGGATGATCCGTATGCTGATGGCGCTCCGGCGTTGGGATGAGGCGGCGCGCGAGCTGGAGGGCATCATCGAGCAGGGATATGTGGCTGAGGTGCGGAGACGGGACAAGTTCGGACGTTTGATGACACAAACAGTCACCCTGTACGAAATGGGCTACGGCGGCCCGGAGCAGATGCTGGCCACGTGCTACGAGATGATGGGGCAGTGGGAGCAGTGCTTGGCGATGGCCGGCAAGGCGCTTGAGAAGGTCAAACATCCGCCGGCAGGCATGTACACTTACACGGGGAACGCCGCGGCGGCGCTTGAATCTCAGATAGGCCGCGCGCGGCGGGCGCGCCGCGACGGCGTTGGGAAATGGTCTGGCGTGGTCGTCGGAAGCTTGCGTGTCGGGTCCGCGCGGGTACGCGCCGAAGCCATCCTGTTGTCTCACGAGAACACGGGCTGGACGCGATGGCTCGAGCCATGGGCGCCGGCTGCATCTCTGGCGGGATTCGCTGGTACAAGCAAGGGCGTGTTCCGGTTCGATGGCCTGCCGCCAGGCACGTACCATCTCGTCGTCCGGTTCGTCTATAGGCCGTACATGGAGGGGTGCGTAGTGCTCGACGGACCGAAAGAGATTAGGGTTGATGAGAACACCGTCCACCTCGATCCCATCGAATTCGTGCCTGCGCTGAGACACAAGTCGCCCGCCGCGGGCGCGACGATAAGAGCCACGAACCCTGTGCTGTCCTGGTATCCGCACCCCAGAGCGGCCTATTACACCGTGCACATCAGCGGCGGCTGCGAGAAGTGGGTGTGGGAGAGCGGATCCATCACCAACAGCTCCGTTCGCGTGGATGCCGAGGGCTTCGACCGGGGCGCAGGAGGTACGGAGAGGTGGCGGGGGGGCCTTATTCCTGGAGCATGGTACGGTTGGCTGGTCGTGGCACATGACGAGCGCGGCCGTGCGATATCGAACAGCCAGGACTACCGGCTCAGTGGGATCCCATGGTTCAAGGTCGCCAAGTGA
- a CDS encoding ImmA/IrrE family metallo-endopeptidase gives MDRTSPRSETDRRLDRFLRRFAYVRRTNVETFAQRFAELLRAGAPPRDPRSLLPRIGITVERGMVEPPARGKRVRRGDGYAITVSEHEQREAQAFAAWREVFCLLAAQRGFPTELSQVGVERLANRFATCILMPADVMMAEAGRFSTNPDALVEVLAQRFGVSLTAMRKRLYELEILRPRSRAVHLPQQGKATGSAK, from the coding sequence ATGGACAGAACGTCGCCTCGCTCTGAAACGGATCGCCGATTGGATCGTTTCCTGCGCCGCTTCGCCTACGTGCGCCGCACGAACGTCGAGACGTTCGCCCAGCGCTTCGCGGAGCTGCTGAGAGCAGGCGCGCCGCCGCGCGACCCCCGCTCGCTGCTGCCGCGCATCGGGATCACCGTCGAACGCGGGATGGTGGAGCCGCCCGCGCGAGGAAAGCGGGTGCGCCGGGGCGACGGCTACGCGATCACCGTGTCCGAGCACGAGCAGCGCGAGGCGCAAGCTTTCGCCGCCTGGCGCGAGGTGTTCTGCCTGTTGGCGGCGCAGCGGGGCTTCCCGACGGAACTCTCCCAGGTCGGCGTGGAGCGACTCGCCAACCGATTCGCGACGTGCATACTGATGCCGGCGGATGTGATGATGGCCGAAGCCGGTCGCTTCAGCACGAACCCCGACGCGCTCGTCGAGGTGTTGGCGCAGAGGTTTGGCGTCAGCCTTACGGCAATGCGCAAGCGCCTCTATGAACTCGAGATTCTGCGCCCGCGCTCGCGCGCGGTCCATCTCCCACAGCAGGGAAAGGCGACCGGGAGCGCCAAATAG
- a CDS encoding YhcH/YjgK/YiaL family protein, with the protein MIVDELKNWRRYAQLAELRPAFEWLEQHAGEDLPEGRIEIDGARLFALPQSYAPKPVEGSLFEAHRRYADVQYIAAGTEMIGYAPTETLTVETPHDAGKDIAFYARPSRYTPVALTAGMFAVFYPEDAHMPCCRLDSDAIVRKLVIKIAL; encoded by the coding sequence ATGATTGTTGATGAGCTGAAGAACTGGCGGCGATACGCGCAGCTGGCCGAGCTGAGGCCGGCGTTCGAGTGGCTGGAGCAGCATGCGGGCGAGGACCTACCGGAGGGCCGCATCGAGATCGACGGCGCTCGTCTTTTTGCACTGCCGCAGAGCTACGCGCCCAAGCCGGTCGAGGGCAGTCTGTTCGAGGCCCACCGGCGGTATGCTGATGTGCAGTACATCGCCGCCGGCACGGAAATGATCGGCTACGCGCCGACCGAAACGCTGACGGTTGAGACGCCCCACGACGCGGGGAAAGACATCGCGTTCTACGCGCGGCCTAGCCGGTACACACCGGTCGCGTTGACTGCCGGCATGTTTGCCGTTTTCTACCCCGAAGATGCGCACATGCCGTGCTGCCGGCTCGATTCCGATGCGATCGTGCGCAAGCTAGTGATCAAGATCGCGCTGTAG
- a CDS encoding trimethylamine methyltransferase family protein, with protein MNRCLDILTDDQLDQLADAALTVLERAGVMFQSDAILDALQSAGAEVDRHAQRARFPRQVIETVVAHQKQRAPTTAFWEPASPDGALPGIALQIAQFYYDHEGGERRPGNRDDLVRMVQFGDALDERESVSHVLIMREQPPPVEPLEAALVLLEHTARPGHVYPHFASQFPYLEEIGEICAGDSNRFLTGGVFMVSPLRMDRRSADYMVDMSRRKLARGVGTQPVSGVSAPVTRAGVIVVAAADILAGWAAALALDPDLPVSGGICSGSVDMATGNVSFCSPEAMVQDIGCVELFRRRFGGRVGVAGGADYTNAKSPGYQAGFEKAFEALTIAAHTGSHPHLGAGLLDSGKTFSPLQLLIDRELQSCLWRFAAGAPVDEESIALDTILDIGSGIESSYLEAEHTLRHYRQNLWFPALLDRGVWRSEREEEHPDRRLLERAQKQFDEVIARYRPPDVDRDMLAKVKQVVDRARRELLES; from the coding sequence ATGAACCGCTGTCTCGATATTCTCACCGACGACCAGCTTGACCAGCTTGCCGATGCCGCGTTGACCGTGCTCGAGCGTGCGGGCGTGATGTTCCAGTCCGACGCGATTCTGGATGCGCTCCAGTCCGCGGGGGCGGAGGTGGATAGACACGCGCAGCGGGCGCGTTTCCCGCGCCAGGTGATCGAAACCGTCGTCGCGCATCAGAAGCAGCGCGCGCCGACAACGGCGTTCTGGGAGCCCGCGTCGCCCGACGGCGCACTCCCCGGCATCGCGCTCCAGATCGCGCAGTTCTACTACGACCACGAGGGAGGCGAACGACGGCCGGGCAATCGCGATGACCTGGTGCGGATGGTGCAGTTCGGCGACGCGCTGGATGAGCGCGAGTCGGTGTCGCACGTCCTTATCATGCGCGAGCAACCGCCGCCGGTAGAGCCGCTGGAGGCGGCGCTGGTGCTGCTCGAACACACGGCGCGCCCGGGTCATGTGTACCCGCACTTCGCGTCTCAGTTTCCGTACCTCGAAGAAATCGGCGAGATCTGCGCTGGCGACTCCAACCGGTTCCTGACCGGCGGCGTCTTCATGGTATCGCCGCTGCGGATGGACCGCCGTTCTGCGGATTACATGGTGGACATGTCGCGCCGCAAACTGGCGCGCGGCGTCGGCACGCAGCCGGTCAGCGGCGTCTCCGCGCCGGTCACACGAGCAGGCGTGATCGTCGTCGCCGCTGCGGACATACTCGCGGGCTGGGCGGCGGCGCTCGCGCTCGACCCGGACCTGCCGGTGTCGGGCGGCATCTGCTCGGGGTCGGTGGACATGGCGACGGGCAATGTCAGCTTCTGCTCGCCCGAGGCGATGGTGCAGGACATCGGGTGCGTCGAGTTATTCCGCCGCCGCTTCGGCGGGCGCGTCGGTGTCGCCGGCGGCGCGGATTACACTAATGCGAAGTCCCCGGGCTACCAGGCGGGCTTCGAGAAGGCGTTCGAGGCGCTGACTATCGCGGCGCATACCGGCTCGCATCCGCACTTGGGCGCCGGCTTGCTCGATTCGGGCAAGACGTTTTCGCCGCTGCAACTGCTCATTGACCGCGAGCTGCAGAGCTGTCTGTGGCGATTCGCGGCCGGCGCGCCGGTGGACGAGGAGAGCATCGCACTCGACACGATTCTCGACATCGGCTCCGGCATCGAGTCGTCGTATCTGGAAGCGGAGCATACGCTGCGGCATTATCGCCAGAACCTGTGGTTTCCGGCGCTGTTGGATCGCGGCGTGTGGCGAAGCGAACGCGAGGAGGAACACCCGGATCGGCGGCTGCTCGAGCGCGCGCAGAAGCAGTTCGACGAAGTAATAGCGCGCTATCGCCCGCCCGACGTGGATCGAGACATGCTGGCGAAGGTGAAGCAAGTCGTCGACCGCGCGCGACGCGAGCTGCTGGAGAGTTGA
- a CDS encoding isoprenylcysteine carboxylmethyltransferase family protein: protein MAEKTTGTDRGSLIALRLAYYGEVIVALLALPARGFAPPRPLLAGIGLLLMLVGLILRMAAGRALGKWWSLRAEVKDGQPLITGGVYRFMRHPSYLGMLLVCLGIPIAFQSMWAAVVMGLGVWPAVGHRIQVEEELLARHYGDEYQEYARRTARLIPGVF, encoded by the coding sequence ATGGCTGAAAAGACGACTGGCACAGATCGCGGATCACTCATCGCCCTGCGCCTGGCGTACTACGGCGAGGTGATCGTGGCGCTGCTCGCGCTGCCGGCTCGGGGCTTTGCGCCGCCACGCCCGCTTCTCGCCGGCATCGGCTTGCTGCTCATGCTCGTCGGGCTAATCCTGCGCATGGCCGCCGGGCGGGCGCTTGGTAAATGGTGGTCGCTGCGTGCGGAGGTTAAGGACGGGCAGCCCCTGATCACCGGCGGGGTGTACCGCTTCATGCGGCATCCCTCGTACCTCGGCATGCTCCTGGTCTGCCTCGGCATACCGATAGCGTTCCAGAGCATGTGGGCGGCCGTAGTCATGGGACTCGGTGTGTGGCCTGCGGTCGGTCACCGCATCCAGGTCGAGGAGGAACTGCTCGCCCGTCACTACGGCGATGAATACCAGGAGTACGCCCGCCGCACCGCCCGCCTCATCCCCGGTGTGTTCTAG
- a CDS encoding cysteine hydrolase, translating into MPEITAEETERFLDYVSVWLGGLPALKWAEVEREAGGPDNIAVLAVDVTNGFCKHGNLASKRVGAIVEPIVRLFRAAHERGVRTFILPQDCHPPDSPEFDAYGPHAVCGTDEAETVRELRDLPFSNIFRIMPKRAINVAIDTDLEPWLEKAGTPEAAIVTGDCTDLCVYQLATYLKFRSDARGERALVVVPQDCVDTYDVTVEAAEAAGIIPHPGELMHRLFLYHMMLNGIRVVQRIE; encoded by the coding sequence ATGCCAGAGATTACCGCGGAGGAGACCGAGCGTTTCCTGGATTATGTGAGCGTGTGGCTCGGCGGACTGCCGGCGCTGAAATGGGCCGAGGTGGAGCGCGAGGCCGGCGGCCCCGACAACATCGCGGTGCTGGCCGTGGATGTGACTAACGGCTTCTGCAAGCACGGGAACCTGGCGAGCAAACGAGTCGGCGCCATCGTCGAGCCAATCGTGCGCCTGTTTCGCGCAGCCCACGAGCGCGGCGTGCGCACGTTCATCCTGCCGCAGGACTGCCACCCGCCGGACTCCCCTGAGTTCGACGCCTACGGCCCGCACGCCGTGTGCGGCACGGACGAGGCGGAAACAGTCCGGGAGTTGAGAGATCTGCCGTTTTCGAACATCTTCCGGATCATGCCTAAGCGCGCCATCAACGTCGCGATTGACACCGATCTCGAGCCGTGGCTTGAGAAAGCAGGCACGCCGGAGGCGGCCATCGTGACCGGCGACTGCACCGACCTCTGCGTCTACCAGTTGGCCACCTACCTCAAGTTCCGGTCGGACGCACGCGGCGAGAGGGCGCTCGTCGTGGTACCGCAGGACTGTGTGGACACGTACGATGTGACGGTCGAAGCGGCCGAGGCAGCAGGCATCATCCCCCACCCCGGCGAGCTGATGCACCGGCTGTTCCTCTACCACATGATGCTCAACGGCATCCGGGTGGTGCAGCGGATCGAGTAG
- a CDS encoding sigma-70 family RNA polymerase sigma factor yields the protein MSAAAACLLARLSSGGLTPEAADSRLLALARRGDPSALDELVRRHQTVVYNLAYRMLRQREDAEDVTQEAFLKAFEALPRLKDDAAFRSWLSRIAANLCLMRLRSRPERAGLPSEVDRMPAYGRSESHSGADVAISVRDAIAQLPPKYRLAVVAFYIEGRSYKEAARLTGVPVLTLKTRLYRARRMLRDLLGPLVLREGNPEDEM from the coding sequence ATGAGCGCCGCTGCAGCGTGTCTGCTCGCGCGACTGTCGTCCGGCGGGCTTACGCCGGAGGCGGCCGATTCGAGGCTGCTGGCGCTGGCGCGCCGGGGCGACCCGTCGGCTCTCGACGAACTGGTCCGGCGCCACCAGACGGTCGTGTATAACCTGGCCTATCGGATGCTGCGCCAGCGCGAGGACGCCGAGGACGTGACCCAGGAGGCGTTTCTCAAGGCATTCGAGGCCCTGCCGCGCCTCAAGGATGACGCAGCGTTTCGCTCGTGGCTGTCGCGCATCGCGGCCAACCTATGCCTGATGCGGCTGCGCTCACGCCCCGAGCGCGCAGGACTGCCGAGTGAGGTCGATAGGATGCCGGCGTACGGGCGGAGCGAGAGCCACTCCGGCGCCGACGTCGCGATCTCGGTTCGCGACGCGATTGCTCAACTGCCGCCGAAGTACCGGCTGGCCGTCGTCGCATTCTACATCGAGGGTCGATCATACAAGGAAGCTGCAAGGCTGACGGGAGTGCCGGTGCTCACGCTCAAGACACGGCTGTACCGCGCCCGCAGGATGCTGCGGGATCTGCTCGGACCGTTGGTCTTGAGGGAAGGGAATCCCGAGGATGAGATGTAG
- a CDS encoding cupin domain-containing protein codes for MRIVDAMDVEAKPVAMEGAKGVAMRVLIGPEMGAPSFVMRMFEVEPGGNTPLHQHAWEHEVFVLAGQGEVASPDERRPLRAGTAAFVPGGETHQFVNPGSDVLRFLCLIPAEG; via the coding sequence ATGCGGATCGTTGACGCGATGGATGTCGAAGCCAAGCCGGTAGCTATGGAGGGGGCGAAGGGCGTCGCGATGCGCGTGCTCATCGGGCCTGAGATGGGCGCGCCGAGTTTCGTGATGCGCATGTTCGAGGTCGAGCCCGGCGGTAATACCCCGCTGCACCAACATGCCTGGGAGCACGAGGTGTTCGTTCTCGCGGGGCAGGGGGAAGTGGCTTCCCCGGACGAGCGCAGACCGCTGCGGGCCGGAACCGCGGCGTTCGTCCCCGGCGGCGAAACGCATCAGTTCGTCAACCCCGGGAGTGACGTGCTGCGCTTCCTGTGCCTGATACCGGCCGAAGGCTAG